The Salvia miltiorrhiza cultivar Shanhuang (shh) chromosome 1, IMPLAD_Smil_shh, whole genome shotgun sequence genome has a window encoding:
- the LOC131005547 gene encoding putative F-box/FBD/LRR-repeat protein At4g13965 has protein sequence MDDSDFLPKKSSRRCDRISELPDEIILVILSFLSLRESVTTSVLSSRWSDLWKHTPNLNLDAKLLTNRYKKPIEIINSVLQSHKAPSLKEFRISVYANYLEQRAVAKWLEFVVSRQVERLELNLLGTELEVPIFKVSLLELLRERPQNLIGFKSLKSLCLKGFIVSGEVIDSFLRNCPLLKQLDIHSSTLTSDVVICGTALALEELDIYRCAGQCSIQVSAPNLTWLRVHSTSQILLACAVFSCISRLKTLSLTIRRPKAFLGKAFPQMPMLKKLFVGYGRGAYKDGLLPVTALIRASPHLQEFMFRPTSKARWREVATNVERHPHWHLKVFKFGRFVEGAGGHLELLKYILDTCVALEKIILRCSSKSRFFLKKKSKSRFLYNQEAYPQAARDLLEQLLDCKLPDNIQLYIV, from the exons ATGGACGATTCAGATTTTCTGCCCAAGAAG TCTTCTCGGAGATGCGATAGGATTAGTGAGTTGCCTGATGAAATTATCCTCGTCATATTGTCTTTCCTATCACTGAGGGAATCTGTAACCACTAGTGTTCTCTCTTCCCGATGGTCGGATTTGTGGAAACACACTCCTAATCTCAACTTGGATGCGAAGCTTCTAACCAACCGCTATAAGAAGCCCATAGAAATAATAAACTCGGTTCTCCAATCGCATAAAGCCCCTTCATTGAAAGAATTCCGAATCTCTGTGTATGCAAACTATTTAGAGCAGCGCGCAGTCGCGAAATGGCTTGAATTTGTGGTTTCAAGACAAGTTGAGAGGTTGGAATTGAACTTGCTGGGAACAGAGCTTGAGGTTCCAATTTTCAAGGTTTCCCTATTAGAGTTGTTAAGAGAGAGGCCTCAAAATCTGATTGGTTTTAAATCCCTCAAGAGCTTGTGTCTGAAAGGTTTCATAGTGAGTGGCGAGGTTATAGACTCGTTCCTACGTAATTGCCCTTTGTTGAAGCAATTGGATATCCATTCTTCAACTTTGACATCTGATGTTGTGATTTGTGGCACGGCACTCGCGCTAGAGGAGCTCGATATATATCGTTGCGCTGGTCAATGTTCCATACAAGTTTCTGCTCCGAATCTTACTTGGCTCAGGGTCCACTCCACTTCCCAGATATTACTTGCTTGTGCAGTATTTTCCTGCATTTCCAGACTGAAAACTCTCAGTTTAACCATCCGCCGTCCCAAG GCGTTTTTAGGGAAAGCCTTTCCGCAAATGCCTATGTTGAAGAAGTTGTTCGTTGGATATGGTCGTGGAGCGTATAAAGACGGTCTCTTGCCTGTAACGGCGTTGATACGGGCATCTCCtcatcttcaagaattcatgTTCAGG CCAACATCTAAAGCTAGATGGAGAGAAGTTGCAACAAATGTTGAAAGACATCCACATTGGCATCTCAAAGTGTTCAAGTTCGGAAGGTTTGTTGAGGGTGCCGGCGGTCATCTGGAATTGCTGAAATATATTTTGGATACTTGCGTTGCGCTTGAGAAAATTATTCTCCGCTGTTCATCAAAGTCTCggttttttctcaaaaaaaaatccaagtctcggtttttatataatcaaGAGGCCTACCCACAAGCTGCCAGAGACCTCCTCGAACAGCTACTTGATTGCAAACTGCCTGACAACATTCAACTCTATATTGTTTAA
- the LOC131005548 gene encoding auxin-induced protein 15A-like yields MAIRQILRRSLSSERRAAEVPKGHVVVYVGKDEKKRFVIPVSYLNHPSFQEFLFQAEEEFGFDHPMGGLTIPCSEDLFVDFISGLSRR; encoded by the coding sequence ATGGCCATCCGTCAAATATTGAGACGATCTTTATCAAGCGAAAGAAGGGCAGCTGAAGTTCCGAAAGGGCATGTTGTTGTTTATGTTGGGAAGGATGAAAAGAAGCGCTTTGTGATTCCAGTATCATACTTGAATCACCCCTCGTTTCAAGAATTCCTATTTCAAGCTGAAGAAGAATTCGGATTCGATCACCCTATGGGAGGCCTCACCATCCCCTGCAGTGAGGACTTATTTGTAGATTTCATATCTGGCTTGAgcagaagatga
- the LOC131005550 gene encoding auxin-induced protein 15A-like, whose protein sequence is MAIRQILRRSLSSERRAAEVPKGHVVVYVGEDEKKRFVIPVSYLNHPSFQEFLFQAEEEFGFNHPMGGLTIPCSEDLFVDFISGLSRR, encoded by the coding sequence ATGGCCATCCGTCAAATATTGAGACGATCTTTATCAAGCGAAAGAAGGGCAGCTGAAGTTCCGAAAGGGCATGTTGTTGTTTATGTTGGGGAGGATGAAAAGAAGCGGTTTGTGATTCCAGTATCGTACTTGAATCACCCCTCGTTTCAAGAATTCCTATTTCAAGCTGAAGAAGAATTCGGATTCAATCACCCTATGGGAGGCCTTACCATCCCTTGCAGTGAGGACTTATTTGTAGATTTCATATCTGGCTTGAgcagaagatga
- the LOC131005549 gene encoding auxin-induced protein 6B-like produces the protein MAIRQMLRRSLSSERRSTEVSKGHVAVYVGEGEKKRFVIPVLYLNHPSFQELLFQAEEEFGFNHPNGGLTIPCSEDLFVDFISGFSRR, from the coding sequence ATGGCCATTCGCCAAATGTTGAGACGTTCTTTATCCAGTGAAAGAAGGTCGACTGAAGTTTCGAAAGGGCATGTTGCTGTTTATGTCGGGGAGGGTGAAAAGAAGCGTTTTGTGATTCCAGTGTTGTACTTGAACCACCCCTCGTTTCAAGAATTACTGTTTCAAGCAGAGGAAGAGTTCGGATTCAATCACCCTAATGGAGGCCTCACCATCCCTTGTAGTGAGGACTTGTTTGTAGATTTCATCTCTGGCTTCAGCAGAAGATGA
- the LOC131005545 gene encoding auxin-responsive protein SAUR21-like: MCLCFSKFHSHHTSILWLLLIKLYRDSTLLVHLSIYTTYFQTTTINKYSKFYSFLLSFSITRNLQKEYLFHLRKILIHTTMAIRQILRRSLSSERRADEVPKGHVAVYVGDDEKKRFVIPVSYLNHPSFQEFLFQAEEEFGFNHPMGGLTIPCSEDSFVDFISGLSR, encoded by the coding sequence ATGTGCTTGTGTTTTTCCAAGTTTCATAGCCATCACACATCCATTTTGTGGTTGCTGCTAATCAAACTTTATAGGGATTCAACATTGCTTGTTCACCTCTCTATATATACAACATATTTCCAAACCACAACCATCAACAAATATTCAAAATTCTATAGTTTTTTACTTTCGTTTTCTATCACAAGAAATCTGCAAAAAGAGTATTTGTTTCACTTGAGAAAGATCCTTATTCATACAACAATGGCCATTCGTCAAATTTTGAGACGATCTTTATCAAGCGAAAGAAGGGCTGATGAAGTTCCGAAAGGGCATGTTGCTGTTTATGTTGGGGACGATGAAAAGAAGCGGTTTGTGATTCCAGTATCGTACTTGAATCACCCCTCGTTTCAAGAATTCCTATTTCAAGCTGAAGAAGAATTCGGATTCAATCACCCTATGGGAGGCCTTACCATCCCTTGCAGTGAGGACTCATTTGTAGATTTCATCTCTGGCTTGAgcagatga
- the LOC131005551 gene encoding auxin-induced protein 15A-like, which translates to MAIRQILRRSLSSERRAAEVPKGHVVVYVGEDEMKRFVIPVSYLNHPSFQEFLFQAEEEFGFNHPMGGLTIPCSEDLFVDFISSFGRR; encoded by the coding sequence ATGGCCATTCGTCAAATTTTGAGAAGATCTTTATCAAGCGAAAGAAGGGCAGCTGAAGTTCCGAAAGGGCATGTTGTTGTTTATGTTGGGGAGGATGAAATGAAGCGTTTTGTGATTCCAGTATCGTACTTGAACCACCCCTCCTTTCAAGAATTTCTATTTCAAGCTGAAGAAGAGTTCGGATTCAATCACCCTATGGGAGGCCTCACCATCCCTTGCAGTGAGGACTTATTTGTAGATTTCATCTCTAGCTTTGgcagaagatga